A portion of the Candidatus Krumholzibacteriota bacterium genome contains these proteins:
- the gcvH gene encoding glycine cleavage system protein GcvH, giving the protein MVPEECLYTEDHEWVFIEDEIATIGISDYAAGELGDIVYVELPEVDSEIRQTDPVGTIEAVKTVAELFSPISGKVIEVNGDLIDDPEIINRSPYEDGWFIKVKMSDMSELDNLLDHEKYQEFLGESQ; this is encoded by the coding sequence ATGGTTCCGGAAGAATGCCTGTACACAGAGGACCATGAATGGGTTTTTATCGAGGATGAGATAGCGACGATAGGGATCAGCGATTATGCGGCGGGCGAACTCGGGGACATAGTCTACGTAGAACTTCCAGAGGTCGATTCGGAGATAAGGCAGACAGACCCTGTAGGCACTATCGAAGCGGTCAAGACCGTCGCCGAGCTATTTTCACCGATCAGTGGAAAGGTGATAGAGGTGAACGGGGACCTTATCGACGATCCCGAGATCATAAACAGGAGTCCTTACGAGGATGGCTGGTTCATCAAGGTAAAGATGAGCGATATGAGTGAACTCGACAACCTGCTGGACCACGAGAAATATCAGGAATTTCTTGGTGAGAGTCAGTAA
- a CDS encoding tetratricopeptide repeat protein translates to MNGRSLNGFHAALLLFFILPPLTSAVKAGETDDFRFASRLQRDGMYIAAAEEYIRFSEKYPGSVLRPDALFNAGESWMKAGKASEALDVFETMLTSYSGHKDACKARYYRGDIFKVLKRYRESADEFLMIDEVYPDCPLVGQALLSAGESILMAGEPHEAASVLRRLTDSKDFPGLQPRALYNLAASLQEIGRDLEAASVLERLTSEYSKSPVAALAFMRLGEDAFARGEYPAAGNFFKEAAGRYKEDILREKAVLRILDVTGAEGNIPSFLRESEHFLNDFPDSPSRPDVYRKAIESAWELGETKKALTLIDRWRGEGTGQDSTGAVSLLRGKILASRAEKGKALEELREFRHRWSSSPLLVEALRLEAKLLIEDGRGEEAEARLQLALIEDARRAEHGSILNQLASLAIEGSGDTLSALRYWDMVIALEDGLETHEEALWRSASTLDGIGDATRALDRFDQLLSVFPDGRYSGEAKERMAILRLRDRKSGDPISDLARIAAGSASITERYVDVGIILLDKADRPEHAFAFFDRLKETDLPDSLWMKVAYYKGKSKKRIYEKSLLAGKEEKRLLGDAVGFWSKVASRAPGTYWGGLSHRAYLENRLGDWNLEDQIKRLDEFTGYYRSGENMWWAVSTKADLLYDRARSGEGWAVDSSLVVFSSILQGDPPASFRKEALLKTGYLLRMKGQQEAAARALTSFVDENSGDERTAPVLYDLGELFLSMREYKKALDSYSRSLDSPSPGPIRSKCQLRIGDCLYYLQDFTGAKEAYSFLGSLYPESPLADEAAYRESITLQRLGEYDRSDSILVSLSTDENLSKSLRARVLSRLGENLLAGGKAEEARVLIEELVKIERKGINQVLYGEVLYETGDYAGSIKAFSDAIRFEGIDTCRVLTGMASARFRDGNIKEGSRDLQRLLEYSPGCEGISAVMLEKGKMEAANGHCDKAGETLELLRSRFPGTGPAAEALYHIAVCDLKRGGNAEAIDKLNLFLRESPNTPILDKAYFKLASAHYQSENLNLAAQNYSLAAEASRDDAFVFMALKNMAMINQELEEWGKAGEAWYMLCERFPGHKDIVELFFNLGFCYSQSGRFELAREVYVRIPGIAANEEQRGRAHYWAGISLKNLDRCEEAVREFLRVPYLRTGGMWGITSKLEAAICYERLGQTEQAVQIYERIVNAHGENSDWGSIARKALDRINGVEKKDEAGD, encoded by the coding sequence TTGAATGGACGATCTTTGAACGGGTTTCACGCAGCGCTGCTGCTGTTTTTTATTCTGCCACCCCTGACCTCCGCGGTAAAGGCTGGAGAGACGGATGATTTCCGTTTTGCCAGCCGGCTTCAGCGCGACGGGATGTATATCGCCGCGGCGGAGGAATATATCCGTTTTTCAGAGAAATACCCCGGAAGCGTCCTCAGGCCGGACGCCCTGTTCAACGCGGGCGAATCGTGGATGAAGGCCGGAAAAGCGAGCGAAGCTCTCGATGTCTTTGAAACGATGCTCACTTCATACTCAGGCCATAAAGATGCGTGCAAGGCAAGGTATTACAGGGGCGACATCTTCAAGGTATTAAAAAGATACAGGGAATCGGCTGACGAATTCCTGATGATAGATGAAGTATATCCCGATTGTCCGCTGGTAGGCCAGGCTCTTCTTTCCGCCGGAGAGTCGATACTGATGGCGGGAGAGCCGCATGAAGCGGCCTCTGTCCTGAGAAGACTCACCGACTCGAAGGATTTCCCCGGACTTCAGCCGAGAGCCCTTTACAACCTTGCCGCCTCTCTTCAGGAGATCGGAAGGGACCTCGAAGCTGCCTCGGTACTGGAGAGACTTACCTCGGAGTATTCAAAATCACCGGTAGCAGCCCTGGCTTTTATGCGGCTGGGGGAAGACGCGTTCGCCAGAGGAGAGTATCCTGCCGCGGGGAATTTTTTCAAGGAAGCCGCCGGTCGTTACAAGGAAGATATCCTGAGGGAAAAGGCTGTTCTGAGAATCCTTGATGTGACTGGCGCTGAGGGAAACATCCCTTCTTTCCTCAGGGAATCGGAACATTTTCTGAACGATTTCCCCGATTCGCCTTCGCGTCCGGATGTGTACAGAAAAGCGATTGAATCGGCCTGGGAGCTGGGAGAAACTAAAAAAGCGCTTACTCTCATCGACAGATGGAGAGGAGAGGGGACGGGGCAGGACTCGACGGGAGCAGTAAGTCTTCTGAGGGGAAAGATCCTTGCTTCCCGCGCGGAGAAAGGGAAAGCCCTCGAGGAGCTCAGGGAATTCAGGCACCGGTGGAGCAGTTCGCCTCTGCTCGTGGAGGCGTTGCGACTCGAAGCGAAGCTCCTTATCGAGGACGGACGCGGTGAGGAAGCAGAGGCAAGGTTGCAACTCGCTCTCATCGAGGACGCCAGGCGCGCCGAACATGGTTCGATCCTCAACCAACTGGCTTCACTGGCGATAGAGGGATCAGGCGATACCTTGTCGGCACTGAGATACTGGGATATGGTCATCGCGCTCGAAGATGGTCTGGAGACTCATGAGGAAGCTCTGTGGAGATCTGCGAGCACGCTCGACGGGATCGGGGACGCGACAAGGGCACTGGACAGGTTCGATCAGCTGCTGAGTGTATTTCCCGATGGAAGATATTCCGGAGAAGCTAAAGAGCGGATGGCGATACTGCGGCTGCGCGACCGTAAAAGCGGAGATCCGATATCGGACCTGGCACGGATCGCGGCAGGATCCGCCTCGATAACGGAGAGGTATGTCGATGTCGGAATAATCCTTCTCGATAAGGCGGACAGGCCTGAGCATGCATTCGCGTTTTTCGACCGGCTGAAAGAAACGGACCTGCCCGATTCCCTATGGATGAAGGTGGCTTATTACAAGGGAAAATCAAAAAAAAGGATCTATGAGAAATCTCTCCTCGCTGGAAAGGAAGAGAAAAGACTCCTGGGTGACGCGGTCGGATTCTGGTCGAAAGTAGCAAGCCGGGCACCAGGCACATACTGGGGAGGCCTGTCCCACAGGGCTTATCTGGAAAACAGGCTCGGAGACTGGAATCTTGAAGACCAGATAAAGAGACTCGATGAATTTACGGGGTATTACCGCAGCGGGGAGAATATGTGGTGGGCGGTCTCGACTAAAGCGGATCTTCTCTATGACAGAGCCAGGTCCGGAGAAGGATGGGCTGTCGACAGTTCGCTCGTCGTCTTCAGCAGTATACTTCAAGGCGATCCGCCGGCTTCTTTCAGAAAGGAAGCCCTTCTTAAGACAGGGTACCTGTTGAGGATGAAAGGGCAGCAGGAAGCGGCGGCCCGGGCTTTGACCTCCTTTGTCGACGAAAACAGCGGCGATGAAAGGACAGCCCCTGTCCTGTACGATCTTGGAGAGCTCTTTCTCTCGATGAGGGAGTACAAAAAGGCGCTCGACTCCTATTCGAGGTCTCTCGATTCCCCGTCACCCGGTCCGATAAGGTCGAAGTGCCAGTTGAGGATCGGGGATTGCCTCTATTACCTGCAGGATTTCACTGGAGCGAAAGAGGCATACAGTTTTCTGGGAAGCCTCTACCCCGAAAGTCCGCTTGCCGATGAAGCGGCCTACAGGGAATCGATCACTCTTCAGAGGCTCGGAGAATATGACCGCAGCGACTCGATCCTCGTATCCCTGTCGACTGACGAAAACCTGTCAAAAAGCCTCCGAGCGAGGGTCCTCTCCAGGCTTGGCGAGAATCTCCTCGCCGGGGGAAAAGCCGAAGAGGCGAGGGTCCTGATAGAAGAGCTGGTAAAGATCGAAAGAAAAGGGATCAATCAGGTGCTTTATGGCGAAGTCCTGTATGAGACAGGTGATTACGCCGGTTCCATAAAAGCTTTTTCAGACGCGATTAGATTCGAAGGGATCGATACGTGCCGCGTGCTGACCGGAATGGCAAGCGCCCGGTTCCGCGATGGAAATATTAAGGAGGGATCGAGGGATCTCCAGCGTCTTCTTGAATATTCTCCGGGATGCGAAGGGATATCCGCCGTAATGCTCGAGAAGGGAAAGATGGAAGCTGCCAACGGCCATTGTGACAAGGCCGGAGAGACTCTGGAGCTTTTAAGGAGCAGGTTTCCGGGAACAGGACCGGCCGCTGAAGCGCTCTATCATATCGCAGTCTGTGATCTGAAGCGCGGCGGAAACGCCGAAGCGATAGATAAGCTCAATCTGTTCCTCAGGGAATCCCCCAACACGCCGATTCTTGACAAAGCTTACTTCAAGCTGGCATCGGCTCATTACCAGTCGGAAAATCTCAATCTCGCCGCGCAGAACTACTCGCTTGCGGCGGAAGCGTCCAGGGACGACGCGTTCGTCTTCATGGCGCTTAAAAATATGGCGATGATAAACCAGGAGCTCGAAGAGTGGGGAAAAGCCGGTGAAGCATGGTACATGTTGTGCGAAAGATTCCCCGGACATAAAGATATTGTCGAACTCTTCTTCAACCTGGGATTCTGTTACTCACAATCGGGCAGGTTTGAACTGGCAAGGGAAGTATATGTCAGGATACCGGGGATCGCCGCGAATGAAGAACAGAGAGGCCGAGCGCATTACTGGGCGGGGATCAGCCTGAAGAACCTTGACAGGTGCGAGGAAGCAGTCAGAGAATTTCTCAGGGTCCCGTACCTGAGGACAGGTGGTATGTGGGGGATCACCTCCAAGCTGGAGGCGGCTATTTGTTACGAGAGGCTTGGGCAGACCGAACAGGCGGTTCAGATATATGAGAGGATAGTCAATGCTCATGGTGAGAACTCCGATTGGGGCTCCATAGCCAGGAAAGCGCTCGACAGGATCAATGGCGTGGAAAAGAAAGACGAGGCCGGAGATTGA
- the gcvT gene encoding glycine cleavage system aminomethyltransferase GcvT: MALKTPIYQSHVDSGGKIVDFAGFMMPVSFEGIVAEHERVRNKVGFFDVSHMGEIEITGESALEFADFAVSNNVSKLDDGQICYTVCCNEKGKVLDDLLVYRFSSSRILFVVNAVNAGKIYQHLLGIQKGDVRIENRSSGYGQIAVQGPASRDLLLGSSFCAPVSAKLAGLGYYRFFTFEHEGSEIILSRTGYTGEVGYEIYLPWDMTASVWDLLLEEGGEYGAAPIGLGARDTLRFEPCYCLYGHEIDEDTSPLEAGLSWVVKLKKDDFVGRGALVAEKEAGSGRKLIGLELQGRGIPRQGYNVLHDGKVVGKVTSGTFSPTLKKGLAMALVERSLPKDASGLAVEIRNRPVSAARARMPFYASHVND, translated from the coding sequence ATGGCGCTAAAAACACCGATTTACCAGTCGCACGTCGATTCGGGAGGAAAGATAGTCGATTTTGCCGGTTTTATGATGCCTGTTTCTTTTGAAGGGATCGTCGCCGAACATGAGAGGGTGAGAAACAAGGTAGGATTCTTCGACGTCAGCCATATGGGCGAGATCGAGATAACGGGTGAGTCAGCCCTCGAATTTGCCGATTTTGCCGTTTCAAATAATGTTTCAAAGCTTGACGACGGGCAGATATGTTATACGGTATGTTGCAACGAAAAGGGAAAGGTACTTGACGATCTTCTCGTCTACCGGTTTTCCTCGTCGAGGATCCTCTTTGTCGTCAACGCGGTCAACGCGGGAAAGATATACCAGCATCTGCTCGGGATACAGAAAGGCGACGTAAGGATCGAAAACAGATCGAGCGGTTACGGACAGATCGCTGTCCAGGGGCCGGCTTCAAGGGATCTCCTGCTTGGCAGTTCCTTCTGTGCTCCCGTTTCGGCAAAGCTTGCCGGACTGGGGTATTACCGGTTTTTTACCTTCGAACATGAAGGCAGCGAGATCATTCTTTCGAGGACCGGGTATACGGGAGAAGTCGGCTACGAGATATATCTGCCCTGGGATATGACGGCATCTGTCTGGGACCTTCTACTTGAGGAAGGTGGTGAATACGGGGCGGCGCCGATCGGGCTCGGCGCGAGAGATACGCTGAGGTTCGAGCCATGCTACTGTCTCTACGGGCACGAGATAGACGAGGATACTTCGCCTCTTGAGGCGGGGCTTTCCTGGGTCGTCAAATTGAAAAAGGATGATTTTGTCGGGCGCGGAGCCCTTGTTGCCGAAAAAGAAGCCGGTTCGGGGAGGAAACTGATCGGGCTTGAGCTTCAGGGCAGGGGTATTCCGCGGCAGGGTTACAATGTTCTGCACGATGGAAAAGTAGTTGGAAAAGTCACGTCGGGGACTTTTTCTCCAACGTTGAAAAAGGGGCTGGCGATGGCCCTGGTAGAGCGGTCGCTTCCGAAAGATGCTTCGGGCCTGGCTGTTGAGATCAGGAACAGACCGGTCAGTGCCGCGAGGGCCAGGATGCCGTTTTACGCGAGTCACGTGAACGATTAG
- the uvrA gene encoding excinuclease ABC subunit UvrA, translating to MTGEYLVVKGAREHNLKNLTLRMPRGAFIVITGLSGSGKSSLAFDTIYAEGQRRYVESLSSYARQFLEQMEKPDVDSIEGLSPAISIDQKTTSRNPRSTVGTITEIHDYLRVLFARTGTPHCPGCGRTISRQTVSQIVDRIMESQEGSALVIMAPVVRGRKGEHRALLSKLSKDGYTRVRVDGKVFGLDGDDIKIDKNRKHDIEVIVDRLKIRPGIERRLSDSAETAAVAGGGVILVEQGKDETLYSLEYSCPWCGGGLGEISPRIFSFNSPYGACEGCHGLGTTIDFSMELVVPDSSLSIREGALAPVGLIKDNWFRLRLEALSKLFRFSLDTPFERLSKKNRKIILEGSDDEITVHYDFKKGRGEYTTRWEGIIPNLRRRYHQTGSEAVRKWIETYMISADCRECGGSRLRKESLSVLVAGRNIAEISHLTIDNAAEFFSDLKFSGNDSIVGEPLLKEITSRLDFLKNVGLDYLALDRSAGTLAGGEAQRIRLATQIGSKLVGVLYILDEPSIGLHQRDNARLIATLKELRDAGNTVIVIEHDRETILAADHVIDLGPGAGEHGGYLVAAGSPEQIIETAGSLTGRFLRTDTVSDSGPPLREGSGVDLVLRGARANNLKNIDVAFPIGKLICVTGVSGSGKSTLVNDILFRALHRRFFRSRKLPGPHDGIDGAENIDKVINIDQSPIGRTPRSNPATYTGIFGPVRDLFSRLPESKIRGYRPGRFSFNVKGGRCEVCSGDGMIKVEMHFLPDVYVHCQECKGKRYNRETLEVFFKNRNIAEVLELTVDEAIDFFENIPSVRRKLQVLQDVGLGYIRLGQPATTLSGGEAQRVKLSSELSKVGTGKTLYILDEPSTGLHFEDVKLLMAVLGRLVDRGNTVLVIEHNPDIIRHADHIIDLGPEGGERGGEVIYAGAPAGITGCDSSWTGKMLKDQLRPVNRAGQQDQAVISGRKAEAAGNKKGKH from the coding sequence ATGACCGGTGAATACCTTGTTGTCAAGGGAGCCCGCGAACACAACCTGAAGAATCTTACCCTCAGGATGCCGAGGGGCGCTTTTATCGTAATAACCGGCCTGAGCGGTTCAGGAAAATCATCTCTCGCGTTCGACACGATATATGCCGAAGGCCAGCGCAGGTATGTCGAGTCGCTGTCCAGTTACGCCAGGCAATTTCTTGAACAGATGGAAAAACCCGACGTCGATTCCATCGAGGGATTATCTCCGGCAATATCGATCGACCAGAAGACGACCTCGCGCAACCCCCGTTCCACCGTCGGCACTATTACCGAGATCCATGATTATCTGAGGGTCCTCTTCGCGCGCACCGGTACTCCCCACTGCCCCGGTTGCGGCCGGACGATTTCCCGGCAGACGGTATCACAGATAGTAGACAGGATCATGGAAAGCCAGGAAGGTTCCGCCCTTGTCATCATGGCTCCGGTCGTCAGGGGACGAAAGGGAGAACACCGGGCTCTGCTGAGCAAACTGTCGAAAGATGGTTATACGCGCGTCAGGGTCGATGGAAAGGTATTCGGCCTTGACGGAGACGATATAAAGATAGATAAAAACAGAAAACACGATATAGAGGTCATAGTCGACAGGTTGAAGATCAGGCCGGGGATCGAACGGAGGCTCTCCGATTCGGCGGAGACCGCCGCGGTGGCTGGAGGCGGCGTGATACTCGTCGAGCAGGGAAAAGATGAGACCCTGTACAGTCTCGAATATTCATGTCCATGGTGCGGAGGGGGACTCGGGGAGATATCGCCAAGGATATTTTCCTTCAATTCTCCTTATGGAGCGTGTGAGGGATGTCACGGTCTCGGAACCACGATCGATTTTTCCATGGAGCTGGTCGTCCCGGACAGCTCGCTCAGTATCCGCGAAGGTGCGCTCGCCCCGGTCGGGCTGATAAAGGATAACTGGTTCAGGCTCAGGCTTGAAGCTCTGAGCAAGCTATTCAGGTTTTCTCTCGATACTCCTTTCGAGAGGTTGTCGAAAAAAAACAGGAAGATCATCCTGGAAGGTTCCGACGACGAGATCACTGTGCACTATGATTTTAAAAAGGGAAGGGGTGAATACACGACCCGGTGGGAAGGGATCATACCCAACCTGAGGCGCAGATATCATCAGACAGGTTCCGAGGCGGTCAGAAAATGGATTGAGACATACATGATATCGGCCGATTGCCGTGAATGCGGAGGAAGCAGGCTTCGCAAAGAGAGCCTTTCCGTCCTTGTGGCCGGCAGGAATATAGCCGAAATATCCCACCTTACGATAGACAACGCGGCAGAATTCTTTTCTGACCTTAAATTCAGCGGGAATGACAGCATAGTCGGAGAACCTCTTCTGAAAGAGATCACTTCAAGACTTGATTTTCTGAAGAATGTCGGACTTGATTATCTTGCTCTTGACAGGTCGGCCGGTACTCTCGCCGGAGGAGAGGCTCAGAGGATCAGGCTTGCAACGCAGATAGGATCGAAGCTTGTCGGAGTCCTCTATATTCTCGACGAACCATCGATCGGTCTTCACCAGAGGGATAACGCCCGTCTCATAGCTACTTTGAAGGAACTGAGGGATGCGGGAAATACCGTTATTGTGATAGAGCACGACAGGGAGACGATCCTGGCCGCCGACCACGTGATAGATCTCGGTCCCGGCGCGGGTGAGCATGGAGGGTATCTCGTGGCCGCCGGTTCTCCGGAACAGATAATCGAGACTGCCGGAAGCCTCACTGGCAGGTTCCTGCGGACCGATACCGTCTCAGACTCCGGCCCGCCGTTGAGGGAAGGAAGCGGTGTCGACCTGGTCCTCAGGGGAGCGAGAGCGAATAACCTGAAGAATATTGACGTTGCCTTCCCGATCGGAAAACTTATATGCGTCACTGGCGTCTCCGGCTCGGGAAAAAGCACCCTGGTCAACGATATACTCTTCAGGGCGCTGCACAGAAGATTCTTCAGAAGCAGGAAATTGCCCGGTCCCCATGACGGAATCGACGGCGCGGAAAATATCGACAAGGTGATCAATATAGACCAGTCCCCCATAGGAAGGACCCCGAGATCGAATCCGGCTACCTATACAGGAATCTTCGGGCCTGTTCGAGATCTTTTTTCACGGCTTCCGGAATCGAAGATCAGGGGATACAGACCGGGACGGTTCAGTTTCAACGTAAAAGGGGGCAGGTGTGAAGTCTGTAGCGGGGACGGGATGATAAAGGTAGAGATGCATTTCCTGCCGGACGTCTACGTGCACTGCCAGGAATGCAAGGGTAAAAGATACAACAGGGAGACGCTCGAGGTCTTCTTCAAAAACAGGAATATTGCCGAAGTACTGGAATTGACCGTTGACGAAGCGATAGATTTCTTTGAGAATATCCCTTCTGTAAGACGCAAGCTCCAGGTCCTTCAGGATGTGGGGTTGGGATATATAAGGTTGGGACAGCCTGCGACTACTCTTTCGGGGGGCGAGGCGCAGAGAGTGAAGCTGTCCTCGGAACTAAGCAAGGTCGGAACGGGCAAGACCCTTTATATTCTCGATGAACCGAGTACCGGCCTGCACTTCGAGGATGTCAAACTCCTTATGGCTGTTCTGGGAAGGCTTGTTGATCGGGGGAACACGGTTCTTGTCATAGAGCACAATCCCGATATTATCCGGCATGCCGATCATATAATCGACCTTGGCCCCGAGGGGGGTGAGCGCGGAGGAGAAGTGATATACGCGGGAGCTCCGGCTGGAATAACAGGATGCGACAGTTCCTGGACAGGAAAGATGCTGAAAGACCAGCTCAGGCCTGTCAATAGAGCGGGGCAACAGGATCAGGCTGTCATTTCCGGAAGAAAGGCGGAAGCAGCAGGGAATAAAAAAGGGAAGCACTGA
- the asnS gene encoding asparagine--tRNA ligase, translated as MQPAEISGISRFSGQEVLLKGWVYNFRSSGSIIFLQLRDGTGVIQCIVEKTLVGDEQFEAAKTITQESSIEIKGMVREDSRAPGGFELGVTGLSIIQVAEEYPITPKEHGSTFLMDNRHLWLRSSRQNAILRIRASLIRYIRDFFDNRGFILCDTPIFTPNACEGTTTLFETDYFGDKAYLTQSGQLYNEATAAAFRKVYCFGPTFRAEKSKTRRHLIEFWMVEPEVAFADLDDIMQLAEDFIVDIVGRALEDHRSTLVDVLERDVTPLEKVQPPFPRVSYMEAAAILKKKGVEFQTGGDFGGNDETVLTEDYDRPFFVHRFPAAIKAFYMEQDPDDKDLSLSVDLLAPEGYGEIIGGGQRAYDLDFLRKRIKEHGLPEKAFDWYFDLRRYGTFPHSGFGLGVERTLAWICGIKHVRETIPFPRLINRLSP; from the coding sequence ATGCAGCCGGCAGAGATTTCAGGAATAAGCAGATTCAGTGGTCAGGAAGTACTTCTCAAAGGCTGGGTATATAATTTTCGTTCCAGCGGCAGCATAATCTTCCTTCAACTCCGCGACGGGACGGGTGTAATCCAGTGCATAGTGGAAAAGACTCTTGTCGGTGATGAGCAGTTCGAGGCGGCGAAGACGATCACGCAGGAATCGTCGATCGAGATAAAAGGCATGGTTCGCGAGGATTCAAGGGCGCCGGGGGGTTTTGAGCTTGGAGTGACGGGTCTTTCGATCATCCAGGTGGCGGAGGAGTACCCGATCACCCCGAAGGAACATGGCAGCACTTTTCTCATGGATAACAGGCATCTCTGGCTGAGGAGTTCGCGGCAGAACGCGATTCTCAGGATCAGGGCAAGCCTCATCCGGTATATAAGGGATTTTTTCGACAACCGGGGCTTTATCCTCTGCGATACGCCGATATTCACCCCGAACGCCTGCGAGGGGACGACGACCCTTTTCGAGACCGATTATTTCGGGGACAAGGCGTATCTTACTCAGAGCGGGCAGCTTTACAACGAAGCGACTGCGGCCGCTTTCAGAAAGGTATACTGTTTCGGTCCCACGTTCAGGGCGGAGAAATCGAAGACGAGAAGGCATCTGATAGAATTCTGGATGGTGGAGCCTGAAGTCGCTTTTGCCGATCTTGACGATATCATGCAGCTTGCCGAGGATTTTATAGTCGATATAGTCGGCCGTGCCCTCGAGGATCATCGCTCCACGCTCGTCGATGTTCTTGAGAGGGATGTTACTCCTCTGGAAAAGGTCCAGCCGCCGTTTCCCAGGGTCTCATACATGGAGGCGGCTGCCATCCTCAAAAAGAAAGGGGTCGAATTCCAGACCGGAGGAGACTTCGGGGGGAATGACGAGACCGTACTGACAGAGGATTACGACAGGCCATTTTTTGTCCACCGTTTCCCGGCGGCGATCAAGGCGTTCTATATGGAACAGGATCCCGATGACAAGGATCTCAGCCTTTCCGTAGATCTTCTGGCGCCGGAAGGGTACGGGGAAATAATCGGTGGAGGCCAGAGAGCGTACGATCTCGATTTTCTCAGGAAAAGGATCAAAGAGCACGGACTCCCTGAAAAGGCGTTCGACTGGTATTTCGATCTCAGAAGATACGGCACCTTTCCTCATTCAGGTTTCGGCCTCGGTGTCGAAAGGACGCTCGCCTGGATATGCGGGATCAAGCATGTAAGAGAGACGATCCCATTCCCAAGGCTGATCAACAGGCTTTCTCCGTAG
- a CDS encoding DUF4388 domain-containing protein, whose amino-acid sequence MALEGNAKDFGLSEIFQLISIQKKSGMLSVNADSNAAIFFKDGLIISTRDRRNRSKDPLKDYLLKYGFISRDKMNNLQQIQSESNMDLTEILLSEKYFSEDELTEIFTEQIYESVQEVLSWPRSHYKFIIGKNILSGVRSFSAIKVEGVLMESMRRIDEMPEMKRIFSSESMRFSRLPFPAERGFSISRNEEVLYELLETERTLEYLITNSRMARFTTYESLKLLLEKGMLEIKEDHAADRIEVSEHIPELKVKNRSAVMPTFVTLVVLIAGFAIGEYLVPFLSPPGWTAASVTMPLKTGKNMGLESAENMTELKMRLLEAKVIEALEEYAATSGTYPFTLEVLAARKIIPGRIIDRVQQAGMIYKTNESGRSYSLVRN is encoded by the coding sequence ATGGCCCTTGAGGGAAACGCAAAAGATTTTGGACTGAGTGAGATATTTCAGCTGATATCGATCCAGAAAAAATCGGGTATGCTCTCGGTAAACGCCGACAGTAACGCCGCGATATTCTTCAAGGACGGACTGATAATATCTACCAGGGACAGGCGGAACCGCTCAAAGGATCCGCTGAAAGATTATCTCCTCAAATACGGATTCATCAGCAGGGACAAGATGAACAATCTGCAGCAGATCCAGTCGGAATCGAATATGGACCTCACGGAGATATTGCTGTCGGAAAAATATTTTTCAGAAGATGAACTTACCGAGATATTTACCGAACAGATATATGAATCGGTACAGGAAGTCCTCAGCTGGCCCAGGAGTCACTACAAATTCATCATTGGAAAGAATATCCTGTCAGGAGTCAGGTCGTTCTCGGCAATCAAGGTAGAAGGCGTGCTTATGGAGAGCATGCGGAGGATCGACGAGATGCCCGAGATGAAAAGGATATTCTCAAGCGAATCTATGAGGTTCAGTCGCCTTCCGTTTCCCGCCGAAAGAGGATTCTCGATCTCCAGAAACGAGGAAGTGCTCTATGAGCTTCTTGAAACGGAGAGGACGCTTGAATATCTTATAACCAACTCGAGGATGGCAAGATTCACTACATATGAATCGCTCAAGCTGCTTCTTGAAAAAGGGATGCTTGAAATCAAGGAAGATCACGCCGCTGACAGGATCGAAGTGAGTGAGCATATCCCCGAGTTGAAAGTCAAAAACAGATCCGCAGTAATGCCCACCTTCGTCACGCTGGTAGTACTGATCGCCGGTTTCGCCATCGGAGAGTACCTCGTCCCCTTTCTGAGCCCTCCAGGTTGGACGGCAGCGAGCGTCACCATGCCGTTGAAGACCGGTAAAAATATGGGGCTTGAATCAGCGGAAAATATGACCGAGTTGAAAATGCGCCTGCTTGAAGCGAAAGTCATCGAGGCTCTCGAAGAATACGCTGCCACAAGCGGAACGTACCCGTTCACGCTCGAGGTCCTGGCCGCTCGAAAGATCATCCCTGGAAGGATCATTGACAGGGTCCAGCAGGCAGGGATGATCTATAAGACCAACGAAAGCGGAAGATCGTATTCGCTTGTCAGGAATTGA